One Solanum pennellii chromosome 10, SPENNV200 genomic region harbors:
- the LOC107001189 gene encoding uncharacterized protein LOC107001189 yields the protein MAEHKLFGRKNKCFFGVQRIEYLGHFITVEGVSADSQKIKEVKDWPILTTLKKLRGFLGLAGYYRRFIQGFGMISRPLNDLTKNNKFKWNSTAQQAFVQLKEALTQAPVLAFPDASKTFIVETDASGYGIGAFLMQEKASDSFY from the coding sequence ATGGCGGAGCACAAGTTATTtggtagaaaaaataaatgtttctttGGTGTTCAAAGGATTGAATACCTAGGTCACTTTATCACAGTGGAGGGTGTGTCTGCTGATTCTCAGAAGATCAAAGAAGTCAAAGATTGGCCTATCCTAACGACTCTTAAGAAGCTTAGAGGGTTCTTAGGCTTAGctggttattatagaaggttcatcCAAGGGTTTGGGATGATTAGTAGACCTCTCAATGATCttacaaagaataataaattcaaatggAATTCCACGGCTCAACAAGCCTTTGTACAATTGAAAGAGGCACTAACTCAAGCACCTGTCCTTGCTTTTCCTGATGCAAGCAAAACTTTTATTGTTGAAACAGATGCTAGTGGCTATGGGATAGGGGCATTTCTTATGCAGGAAAAGGCATCCGATAGCTTTTATTAG